The following coding sequences are from one Microbulbifer sp. TB1203 window:
- the rsxA gene encoding electron transport complex subunit RsxA, giving the protein MSEFVVILLSTILVNNYVLVQFLGLCPFMGVSNKLETAVGMAGATTFVLTLASICSYLVNTYLLEPFGIEYLRTISFILVIAVVVQFARMFIEKTSPLMYRVLGVFLPLITTNCAVLGVALQNTIKAHTFVQSTLYGFGAAVGFSLVLILFSSMRERLAAADVPLPFKGAAIGMVTAGLMSLAFMGFSGLV; this is encoded by the coding sequence ATGAGCGAATTCGTCGTCATCCTGCTCAGCACCATTCTGGTCAACAACTATGTGTTGGTGCAGTTCCTGGGCCTGTGTCCTTTTATGGGGGTCTCCAACAAGCTGGAGACGGCCGTGGGCATGGCGGGGGCGACCACTTTTGTGCTGACGCTGGCGTCCATCTGCTCCTACCTGGTGAACACCTACCTGCTGGAGCCCTTCGGCATCGAATACCTGCGCACCATCTCCTTTATATTGGTGATCGCGGTGGTGGTGCAGTTCGCGCGCATGTTTATCGAGAAGACCAGCCCGCTGATGTACCGGGTGCTGGGGGTCTTCCTGCCGCTGATCACCACCAACTGCGCGGTTCTCGGGGTGGCGCTGCAGAACACCATCAAGGCGCACACCTTTGTGCAGTCCACCCTCTACGGCTTCGGCGCGGCGGTGGGCTTTTCCCTGGTGCTGATCCTGTTTTCCTCCATGCGCGAGCGGCTGGCCGCCGCGGATGTGCCGCTGCCGTTCAAGGGCGCGGCCATCGGCATGGTCACCGCCGGGCTGATGTCATTGGCATTTATGGGCTTTAGCGGGTTGGTCTGA
- the rsxB gene encoding electron transport complex subunit RsxB, with translation MWQWLPEISIPLLVLGGMSLAFGALLGFAAVRFKVEGDPLVDQVDELLPQTQCGQCGYPGCRPYAEAIVHGDAINKCPPGGQATINELANLLDMEPVPLDAEHGTEKTVEMVAFIREAECIGCTKCIQACPVDAIAGAAKYMHTVIVDECTGCDLCVDPCPVDCIDMVPREASLADWHPEKPEEGIDLIASDRPQRGTRSGNKRDAA, from the coding sequence ATGTGGCAGTGGCTCCCTGAAATCTCCATCCCTCTGCTGGTGCTCGGCGGCATGTCGCTGGCCTTCGGCGCATTGCTGGGCTTTGCCGCGGTGCGTTTCAAGGTGGAGGGGGACCCGCTGGTGGACCAGGTGGACGAGTTGCTGCCGCAGACCCAGTGCGGCCAGTGCGGCTATCCCGGCTGCCGGCCCTACGCCGAGGCGATAGTGCACGGCGATGCCATCAATAAATGCCCCCCCGGCGGCCAGGCCACCATTAACGAACTGGCCAACCTGCTGGATATGGAGCCCGTGCCCCTGGACGCGGAGCACGGCACGGAAAAAACAGTGGAGATGGTGGCGTTTATCCGCGAGGCGGAGTGCATCGGCTGCACCAAGTGCATCCAGGCCTGCCCGGTGGACGCCATCGCCGGTGCGGCCAAATATATGCACACGGTGATCGTGGACGAGTGCACCGGCTGCGACCTGTGCGTGGACCCCTGCCCGGTGGACTGTATCGATATGGTGCCGCGGGAGGCTTCCCTCGCCGACTGGCACCCGGAGAAACCCGAGGAGGGGATCGACCTGATCGCCAGCGACCGCCCGCAGCGCGGCACCCGGTCCGGAAACAAGAGGGACGCAGCGTGA
- the rsxC gene encoding electron transport complex subunit RsxC → MIASDQAREKARALKLYDFPGGVHPPENKHQSTGEPIGSIPLAEDLVVPLNQHVGGTAIPLVQLGEYVMKGQKIAEADGLISCPVHAPSSGKVMAIEPCAVPHPSGMPADSIVIRTDGEERWCELIPCEDFRGEEPVDLLEKIRECGIAGMGGSGFPTEVKLDPHGGAEIDTLLINGAECEPYITADDMLMRERAEEIIAGVKILAYILDEPERVLIGIEDNKPEAIMAMRAAAEDSRIDIVVLPTKYPSGGEKQLIQILTGREVPNRGLPANIGVICQNVGTARAVYRAIRFGEPLISRVTTVVGRALERQRNIEVPLGTPIRHILKHHGVHHGLMQRIVIGGPMMGYTIDDDSTPVIKTTNCILVPTDEELPPAPPAQACIRCGFCAEVCPASLLPQQLYWYARVDDREKLQAYNLFDCIECGACSYVCPSTIPLVQYYRAAKGDIRIAEAEKEKSDRARERFEFRKLRLEKAEKEKEAKREERRKAAELARKQREENAGSPEAKSAQQEADVVAAALARVKAKQASPEQQLARAQRALSSAEQRVERMQKKLEAAEESQRGQLAAQLKEAEIRLGEAQQKLAQAEEKAGAAPAESAEKSKAQSAIEKAKAAAAARASMSDADKLAVDIDALKARVKKAEARLEKARAEGDANVDAFETALGKMQKKLEEKMREQKKAGDQE, encoded by the coding sequence TTGATTGCCAGCGACCAGGCGCGGGAGAAGGCACGCGCGCTGAAGCTTTACGATTTTCCCGGCGGGGTTCACCCGCCGGAAAACAAGCACCAGTCCACCGGCGAACCCATCGGCAGCATTCCACTGGCGGAGGATTTAGTTGTACCGCTGAACCAGCATGTGGGCGGCACCGCGATTCCGCTGGTCCAGCTGGGCGAATACGTGATGAAGGGCCAGAAGATCGCCGAGGCGGACGGCCTGATCAGCTGCCCGGTGCACGCCCCCAGCTCCGGCAAAGTGATGGCGATCGAGCCCTGCGCGGTGCCCCACCCCTCCGGTATGCCGGCGGACAGTATCGTGATCCGCACCGACGGCGAGGAGCGCTGGTGCGAGCTGATTCCCTGCGAGGATTTCCGCGGTGAGGAGCCGGTGGACCTGCTGGAAAAGATCCGCGAATGCGGCATCGCCGGCATGGGCGGTTCCGGCTTCCCCACCGAGGTCAAGCTGGACCCCCACGGCGGCGCCGAGATCGATACGCTGCTGATCAATGGCGCGGAGTGCGAGCCCTATATCACCGCCGACGATATGCTGATGCGCGAGCGCGCGGAGGAAATTATCGCCGGGGTGAAGATCCTCGCCTATATACTCGACGAGCCTGAGCGGGTGCTGATAGGCATCGAGGACAACAAGCCCGAGGCCATCATGGCGATGCGCGCGGCCGCCGAAGACAGCCGCATCGATATCGTGGTCCTGCCCACCAAATACCCCTCCGGCGGCGAGAAGCAGCTGATCCAGATACTCACCGGGCGCGAGGTGCCCAATCGGGGGCTGCCCGCCAACATCGGCGTTATCTGCCAGAACGTGGGCACCGCCCGCGCGGTGTACCGGGCGATCCGTTTCGGCGAACCGTTGATCAGCCGGGTGACCACGGTGGTGGGCCGGGCGCTGGAGCGGCAGCGCAATATCGAGGTGCCCCTGGGCACCCCCATCCGCCATATTCTCAAGCACCACGGCGTCCACCACGGGCTGATGCAGCGCATCGTGATCGGCGGCCCTATGATGGGCTACACCATCGACGACGACAGTACGCCGGTGATCAAAACCACCAACTGCATCCTGGTGCCCACGGACGAGGAACTGCCGCCGGCGCCGCCGGCCCAGGCGTGTATCCGCTGCGGTTTCTGCGCCGAAGTGTGCCCCGCTTCGCTGCTGCCGCAACAGCTGTACTGGTATGCGCGGGTGGACGACCGGGAAAAACTGCAGGCCTACAACCTGTTCGACTGTATCGAGTGCGGCGCCTGTTCCTATGTGTGCCCCAGCACCATTCCGCTGGTGCAGTACTACCGCGCCGCCAAGGGCGATATCCGCATCGCCGAGGCGGAAAAGGAAAAATCCGATCGCGCCCGCGAGCGCTTCGAGTTCCGCAAGCTGCGCCTGGAAAAAGCCGAGAAGGAAAAGGAAGCCAAGCGCGAGGAGCGCCGCAAAGCCGCGGAACTGGCGCGCAAGCAGCGGGAAGAAAACGCCGGCTCCCCGGAAGCCAAATCTGCACAGCAGGAGGCCGATGTGGTGGCCGCCGCGCTGGCGCGGGTGAAAGCCAAACAGGCCTCTCCGGAACAACAACTGGCCCGCGCCCAGCGCGCACTCAGCAGTGCCGAGCAGCGGGTGGAGCGCATGCAGAAAAAACTCGAAGCCGCGGAAGAGAGCCAGCGCGGCCAATTGGCGGCGCAACTGAAGGAGGCGGAAATCCGCCTGGGGGAAGCGCAACAGAAACTGGCCCAGGCCGAAGAAAAGGCCGGCGCCGCGCCGGCGGAAAGCGCGGAGAAGAGTAAGGCGCAGAGCGCGATAGAAAAAGCCAAGGCGGCCGCCGCGGCCCGCGCCAGTATGAGCGATGCGGACAAACTGGCGGTGGATATCGACGCCCTCAAGGCGCGTGTGAAAAAGGCCGAAGCGCGGCTGGAAAAGGCGCGCGCGGAGGGTGATGCCAACGTGGACGCGTTTGAAACGGCGCTGGGGAAAATGCAGAAAAAACTGGAAGAGAAAATGCGTGAGCAGAAGAAAGCTGGAGATCAGGAATAA
- the rsxD gene encoding electron transport complex subunit RsxD produces MALMRATSPHALSGESTTKVMLQVAAATVPGVLALVIYFGIGVLINILLCTATALACEAAVMKLRSRPVAFYLKDGSAFVTALLLGIALPPYCVWWLPVVGTFTAIVLAKHLYGGMGYNPFNPAMVGYVVLLISFPVAMTRWVGPAELIYGAPGIDEALGLVFGFGGYNVDGYTRATPLEVVRLNESVLLSRLYEMEPVFNKGTLAGLGWETVNFGFLLGGLFLLFRRIITWHAPVAMLATLALLSLLFYDSGSSLSEGSPALHLFSGATMLGAFFIITDPISGATSNRGRLIFGAGVGLLTYVIRAWGTYPDAVAFAVLLMNFAAPTIDNYTVPRTYGHKAPRRATELEER; encoded by the coding sequence ATGGCATTGATGCGCGCCACCTCCCCCCACGCCCTCTCCGGCGAGAGCACCACCAAGGTCATGCTGCAGGTGGCCGCGGCCACGGTTCCCGGGGTGCTGGCGCTGGTGATTTATTTCGGCATCGGCGTGCTGATCAATATCCTGCTGTGCACCGCCACTGCGCTTGCCTGCGAGGCGGCGGTGATGAAACTGCGCAGCCGCCCGGTGGCTTTCTACCTCAAGGACGGCAGTGCCTTTGTTACGGCGCTGCTGCTGGGCATAGCCCTGCCGCCCTACTGCGTCTGGTGGCTGCCGGTGGTGGGCACCTTCACGGCAATCGTGCTGGCCAAGCACCTGTACGGCGGCATGGGCTACAACCCGTTCAACCCGGCCATGGTGGGCTACGTGGTGCTGTTGATCAGTTTCCCGGTGGCCATGACCCGCTGGGTGGGGCCCGCGGAACTCATCTACGGTGCGCCCGGTATCGACGAGGCCCTTGGCCTGGTGTTCGGTTTCGGCGGCTACAACGTGGACGGCTACACCCGCGCCACGCCGCTGGAAGTGGTGCGTCTAAACGAATCGGTGTTGCTCTCCCGGCTGTACGAAATGGAGCCGGTGTTCAACAAGGGCACGCTTGCCGGGCTCGGCTGGGAGACGGTGAATTTCGGTTTCCTGTTGGGCGGCCTCTTCCTGCTGTTCCGGCGCATCATCACCTGGCATGCGCCGGTGGCCATGCTCGCCACCCTGGCACTGCTGTCGCTGTTGTTCTACGACAGCGGCAGCTCTCTCTCCGAGGGCTCGCCCGCGCTGCACCTGTTTTCCGGGGCCACCATGCTCGGGGCGTTTTTTATCATTACCGACCCGATCAGCGGTGCCACCAGTAATAGGGGGCGGTTGATTTTCGGCGCCGGCGTGGGGCTTCTCACCTATGTGATCCGCGCCTGGGGCACCTACCCGGACGCGGTGGCTTTCGCGGTGCTGCTGATGAATTTCGCCGCGCCCACCATCGACAACTACACGGTGCCGCGCACCTACGGCCACAAGGCGCCGCGGCGGGCCACTGAGTTGGAGGAACGGTGA
- the rsxG gene encoding electron transport complex subunit RsxG, with product MLKRSVLGNGLILALFALITAGTLAVTQIVTREPIERAIRQAAAKALLEIIPLERHSNDLLLDTYPIPKRYWEMLDLPNGGDINLAREDDGSIFAVIIPTVAPDGYSGPIRLLVGVNRDGTVAGVRVTSHSETPGLGDKVDLKKSDWILSFNGKSLDDPPRDLWKVQKDGGAFDQFTGATITPRAVVTQVRTVLDFVAEHREEIFNVPPSGRAVEVEPQAAKPAAEKPKSESE from the coding sequence ATGCTAAAGCGATCCGTACTCGGCAACGGCCTGATCCTGGCGCTGTTCGCGCTGATCACCGCCGGCACCCTGGCGGTAACCCAGATCGTCACCCGCGAGCCCATCGAGCGGGCGATCCGCCAGGCAGCGGCCAAGGCGCTGCTGGAAATTATTCCCCTCGAGCGCCACAGCAACGACCTGCTGCTGGATACCTACCCGATCCCCAAGCGCTACTGGGAAATGCTGGACCTGCCCAATGGCGGCGATATCAATCTTGCGCGGGAGGACGACGGCAGCATCTTCGCGGTGATCATTCCCACGGTGGCGCCGGACGGCTACTCCGGCCCTATCCGGTTGCTGGTGGGTGTAAACCGGGACGGCACCGTCGCCGGGGTGCGCGTCACCAGCCACAGTGAAACCCCGGGGCTGGGGGACAAGGTGGACCTGAAGAAGAGCGACTGGATACTGTCATTCAACGGCAAGTCGCTTGACGACCCACCGCGGGACCTGTGGAAAGTACAGAAAGACGGTGGCGCCTTCGATCAGTTTACCGGCGCCACCATCACCCCGCGGGCGGTGGTAACCCAGGTGCGCACAGTGCTGGACTTCGTCGCCGAACATCGCGAGGAGATTTTCAACGTGCCGCCGTCCGGGCGCGCGGTGGAAGTGGAGCCGCAGGCGGCCAAACCTGCGGCGGAAAAACCCAAGTCAGAGAGCGAATGA
- a CDS encoding electron transport complex subunit E, translated as MANPEYGEITRNGLWSNNPALVQLLGLCPLLAVTGSVVNAIGLGLATTGVLTCSNLAVSLVRRQMPEAVRLPASVMIIATFVTCAELLMKAFTYELYLVLGIFIPLIVTNCTILGRADAFASKNPVLPSLVDGFMMGVGFTAVLIVIGAIREVLGQGTLFADMDLLFWPSAKEWVIPVLGADYPGFLAAVLPPGAFLVAGLLIAAKNAIDAGIERRRSQQVRIVPGAKRVRTTGKIT; from the coding sequence ATGGCAAACCCCGAATACGGAGAGATCACCCGCAACGGCCTGTGGAGCAATAACCCGGCGCTGGTGCAGCTGCTGGGCCTGTGCCCGCTGCTGGCGGTGACCGGCTCGGTGGTGAACGCCATCGGCCTAGGACTGGCCACCACCGGCGTGCTCACCTGCTCCAACCTGGCGGTGTCCCTGGTGCGCCGGCAGATGCCGGAAGCGGTGCGCCTGCCCGCCTCGGTGATGATTATCGCCACCTTCGTCACCTGTGCCGAGCTGCTGATGAAGGCCTTTACCTACGAGCTCTATCTGGTGTTGGGGATTTTTATTCCGCTGATCGTCACCAACTGCACCATCCTCGGCCGCGCCGACGCCTTCGCCAGCAAAAACCCGGTACTGCCCTCGCTGGTGGACGGTTTTATGATGGGCGTGGGATTTACCGCGGTGCTGATTGTGATCGGCGCCATCCGCGAGGTGCTCGGCCAGGGCACGCTGTTTGCGGATATGGACCTGCTGTTCTGGCCCTCCGCCAAGGAGTGGGTGATCCCAGTACTCGGCGCCGACTACCCGGGCTTCCTGGCCGCGGTGCTGCCCCCCGGCGCCTTCCTGGTGGCGGGCCTGTTGATCGCGGCCAAAAATGCCATCGACGCGGGCATAGAGCGCCGCCGCAGCCAGCAGGTCAGAATCGTGCCCGGCGCCAAGCGGGTACGTACCACCGGCAAGATCACCTGA
- a CDS encoding TetR/AcrR family transcriptional regulator: protein MSVDNGKSELVYHGRRAQRADSRQRRKAILEATLRLIVREGIRGIRHRAVAREASVPLAATTYYFKDLSDLISDAFTYFVEQGLEHTRQLQQDSFTAARRLTPEERATGTGRKLLIQQLTRFILTHIRAQAGNRDYRLIELAFRNEALRNEQLTRVIRMANSANESLVQEFFELLELADPQAAAQIVHGTILNLEYQILSGAITHDSPLLERSVTMMIRGLIPATLPVTEAARA from the coding sequence ATGAGTGTGGACAATGGAAAGTCTGAACTGGTCTATCATGGACGCCGCGCCCAGCGCGCGGACAGCCGCCAACGCCGCAAAGCCATCCTCGAGGCTACTCTGCGGCTGATCGTCCGGGAGGGCATCCGCGGTATCCGCCACCGCGCCGTGGCCCGCGAGGCATCGGTACCTCTGGCCGCCACCACCTACTATTTCAAAGACCTGAGCGACCTGATCAGCGACGCCTTCACTTACTTTGTGGAACAGGGGCTGGAGCACACCCGCCAGTTGCAGCAGGACAGCTTCACCGCCGCCCGTCGCCTCACCCCGGAAGAGCGCGCCACGGGCACCGGGCGCAAGCTGCTGATCCAGCAGCTGACCCGCTTTATCCTCACCCATATCCGCGCCCAGGCCGGCAACCGCGACTACCGCCTGATCGAGCTGGCATTTCGCAATGAGGCCCTGCGCAACGAGCAACTGACCCGCGTCATCCGCATGGCCAACTCGGCCAACGAGTCGCTGGTCCAGGAATTCTTCGAACTGCTCGAACTCGCCGATCCCCAGGCGGCGGCGCAGATAGTGCACGGGACCATCCTCAACCTGGAATACCAGATCCTCAGCGGCGCCATCACCCACGACTCGCCACTGCTGGAACGCTCGGTCACCATGATGATCCGCGGCCTGATCCCCGCCACCCTCCCGGTGACGGAGGCCGCCC